In Erythrobacter litoralis HTCC2594, a single genomic region encodes these proteins:
- a CDS encoding acyl-CoA dehydrogenase family protein produces MTGQFALTDDQLAIQEMAQRFTADNITPHAAEWDEQHHFPKDVIKQTAELGFGAIYVSEESGGIGLGRLEAALIMEAMAYGCPTTSAFISIHNMAAWMIDQFGGQGVKDKYLPDLVTMEKIASYCLTEPGSGSDAAGLKTSAVLDGDHYVLNGTKQFISGGGVNDVYVTMVRTSDHKTKGITCLVIDKDTPGVSFGAPEKKLGWNASPTAQVILEDARVPVENRVGDEGEGFRFAMMGLDGGRLNIGACSLGGAQRCLDEAVAYTKERQQFDQPVADFQNTQFMLADMATDLEAARALLYLAAAKVTENAPDKSRFSAMAKRLATDNGSKIVNDALQLFGGYGYLKDYPIERFWRDLRVHSILEGTNQVMRMIVGRDLLRQG; encoded by the coding sequence ATGACTGGACAATTCGCTCTCACAGACGACCAACTGGCCATCCAGGAGATGGCGCAGCGCTTCACCGCCGACAACATTACGCCCCATGCTGCGGAATGGGACGAGCAGCACCATTTCCCCAAGGACGTAATCAAGCAGACCGCCGAGCTCGGCTTCGGTGCGATCTATGTCAGCGAGGAATCGGGCGGGATCGGCCTCGGCCGCCTCGAAGCGGCGCTTATCATGGAAGCCATGGCCTATGGCTGCCCGACGACCAGCGCCTTCATCTCGATCCACAACATGGCGGCGTGGATGATCGACCAGTTCGGCGGACAGGGCGTCAAGGACAAGTACCTTCCCGACCTCGTCACGATGGAAAAGATCGCCAGCTATTGCCTGACCGAGCCGGGCAGCGGTTCGGACGCTGCGGGTCTCAAGACCAGCGCGGTGCTGGACGGCGATCATTACGTCCTCAACGGCACCAAGCAGTTCATTTCCGGCGGCGGCGTGAACGACGTCTATGTCACCATGGTTCGCACGTCCGATCACAAGACCAAGGGCATCACCTGCCTCGTGATCGACAAGGACACGCCGGGCGTCAGCTTCGGCGCGCCGGAAAAGAAGCTCGGCTGGAACGCCAGCCCGACAGCGCAGGTCATTCTCGAAGATGCCCGCGTGCCGGTCGAGAACCGCGTCGGCGACGAGGGCGAAGGCTTCCGCTTCGCCATGATGGGTCTCGATGGCGGCCGGCTGAACATTGGCGCATGCTCGCTCGGCGGCGCACAGCGTTGCCTCGACGAAGCGGTCGCCTACACCAAGGAACGCCAGCAATTCGACCAGCCCGTGGCCGATTTCCAGAACACGCAGTTCATGTTGGCCGACATGGCGACCGACCTCGAGGCGGCGCGTGCGCTGCTTTATCTTGCCGCGGCCAAGGTGACGGAGAACGCGCCCGACAAGTCGCGCTTCTCCGCCATGGCCAAGCGGTTGGCGACCGACAATGGCAGCAAGATCGTCAACGACGCGCTGCAATTGTTCGGCGGCTACGGCTACCTCAAGGACTATCCGATCGAGCGGTTCTGGCGTGACCTGCGCGTCCATTCGATCCTCGAAGGCACCAACCAGGTCATGCGCATGATCGTGGGCCGCGACCTGCTGCGACAGGGGTGA
- a CDS encoding GDCCVxC domain-containing (seleno)protein, producing the protein MADPILISRLRCPECGHEEDMEMPTNACLFFHNCAGCGVRLQPLQGDCCVFCSYGTVPCPPIQEGDCCHG; encoded by the coding sequence ATGGCTGATCCGATCCTGATCTCGCGCTTGCGCTGTCCCGAATGCGGTCATGAGGAGGACATGGAAATGCCGACCAACGCTTGCCTGTTCTTCCATAACTGCGCGGGTTGCGGCGTTCGCCTTCAGCCGCTCCAAGGCGATTGCTGCGTGTTTTGCTCGTACGGCACCGTTCCCTGCCCCCCAATACAGGAAGGGGATTGCTGCCATGGCTGA
- a CDS encoding RidA family protein, translating to MTERSRTSSGSPFEQQFGFCRAIRVGKRIIVAGTGPIDPDGRSTAGDAAAQAERCCALIVAAIEDLGGTARHVVRTRMLLTDPADQEAVGAVHARWFGEARPAATMQGVAWLCRPEWKVEIEAEAILD from the coding sequence ATGACGGAGCGCAGCCGGACCTCCTCGGGCTCGCCGTTCGAGCAGCAATTCGGATTCTGCCGCGCAATCAGGGTTGGCAAGCGGATCATCGTGGCCGGGACAGGTCCGATCGATCCGGATGGCCGTTCGACTGCTGGCGACGCAGCGGCACAGGCCGAGCGCTGTTGTGCGCTTATCGTCGCGGCGATCGAGGATTTGGGCGGCACCGCGCGCCATGTCGTCCGCACCCGCATGTTGTTGACCGACCCCGCGGACCAGGAGGCCGTAGGCGCCGTCCATGCGCGCTGGTTCGGCGAGGCCAGGCCTGCCGCAACAATGCAAGGCGTTGCCTGGCTATGCCGACCGGAATGGAAAGTGGAAATCGAGGCCGAAGCAATCCTCGATTGA
- a CDS encoding dihydrolipoyl dehydrogenase family protein has product MAEAFDFVAIGSGTAAQVAVHQMANAGKRCAVIDYRPYGGTCALRGCDPKKMMVSGEEALAAYRRMKGKGIKGSVSIDWADLQAFKRSFTDPVPEKQEARYERKGVATFHGAARFAGPDRIVIGDRELSFSHALIATGAEPRPLGIEGEELLIHSDAFLELKTLPDRIVFVGGGYIAAEFAHLAARAGAKVTIFQRGRILKAFDPDTVDWLMPSFDDLGIEIVDAEVDRVTKKGSVLTVHAGDRRIEGSLVVHAAGRIPAIGSLDLEAGDVACDAGRLALTAQLRSQSNPKVFAAGDAAANGPPLTPVSSNDAKVVVENILDDTGRTPNYRGVPSALFTEPPAARVGMLESEAREAGLDFTVHAGSHPGWFSARRLNEEIYGHKLLVENGTGRILGAHLVGPDADELVNIFGLAMRHGLNADDIKSTMFAYPTAASDAGYMLG; this is encoded by the coding sequence ATGGCTGAGGCTTTCGATTTCGTCGCCATCGGATCGGGAACTGCTGCGCAGGTCGCGGTCCACCAGATGGCCAACGCCGGGAAGCGCTGCGCGGTTATCGATTATCGGCCTTACGGTGGCACATGTGCGCTTCGAGGGTGCGACCCGAAAAAGATGATGGTGAGCGGAGAGGAAGCGCTCGCGGCATACAGGCGAATGAAGGGGAAGGGCATCAAGGGCTCGGTTTCAATTGATTGGGCCGACCTCCAGGCATTCAAGCGCAGCTTTACCGACCCCGTCCCTGAAAAGCAGGAAGCTCGCTACGAGCGTAAGGGCGTCGCGACTTTTCACGGCGCGGCACGCTTTGCTGGCCCCGACAGGATCGTGATAGGCGACCGGGAACTGAGTTTCTCGCACGCTCTTATCGCAACGGGAGCAGAGCCTCGACCGCTTGGGATCGAAGGTGAGGAATTGCTGATTCACAGCGATGCATTCCTAGAACTCAAAACCCTTCCAGATCGGATCGTATTCGTCGGCGGCGGATACATTGCCGCAGAATTTGCCCACCTCGCCGCGCGCGCCGGTGCAAAGGTCACAATCTTCCAACGAGGCCGCATTCTGAAAGCCTTCGACCCTGACACGGTCGATTGGCTCATGCCAAGTTTCGATGATCTCGGCATCGAAATTGTGGACGCTGAAGTGGACCGCGTAACGAAGAAAGGCAGCGTGCTGACCGTCCATGCTGGCGACCGCAGGATCGAAGGGAGCCTGGTGGTGCACGCTGCCGGAAGAATCCCTGCGATCGGCTCGCTCGATCTGGAGGCGGGAGACGTCGCCTGTGACGCGGGTCGCTTGGCACTTACCGCCCAGCTACGGAGCCAAAGTAACCCCAAGGTCTTCGCGGCAGGTGACGCTGCTGCAAATGGCCCGCCACTGACTCCAGTCTCCAGTAACGATGCCAAGGTCGTGGTAGAAAACATACTCGATGATACCGGTCGAACTCCGAACTATCGAGGGGTGCCAAGTGCACTTTTCACGGAGCCGCCGGCGGCCAGGGTCGGAATGCTGGAAAGCGAGGCGCGTGAGGCAGGGCTGGATTTCACGGTGCATGCTGGCTCGCACCCTGGTTGGTTCTCGGCGAGGCGGCTGAACGAAGAGATCTACGGCCACAAGCTGCTGGTCGAGAACGGAACGGGACGCATCCTTGGAGCCCACTTGGTCGGCCCTGACGCCGACGAGCTCGTCAATATCTTCGGCTTGGCCATGCGCCATGGGCTAAACGCGGACGACATCAAATCTACCATGTTCGCTTATCCGACGGCGGCCTCCGATGCAGGGTATATGTTGGGATGA
- a CDS encoding aldo/keto reductase — MRTVTLPDTDLTVSRFVFGTSGLFNVRGRRNRGSLLEEAIARGFTHFDTAPYYGFGHAERDLAPVLARHEHVTVATKVGLHSPGGEAQPTWQVFARKAAGRVVPAISKPSLDFALDRAKRSLDGSLARLGRERVELLLLHEPELALLATDEWLRWLEDCRAAGKVGWFGMAGLPELIAPILNDTPGLGSVLQLADSLDRHEADRALGARAMQITYGYVSAGLQRARHANVPGILAKALERNRTGAVIVSTTRRERLAQYAPIAEPAG, encoded by the coding sequence ATGCGGACCGTAACGCTTCCCGACACCGACCTCACCGTCTCGCGTTTCGTGTTCGGGACTTCGGGCCTGTTCAATGTCCGTGGGCGACGCAATCGCGGGTCGCTCTTGGAAGAGGCCATCGCCCGAGGCTTCACGCATTTCGATACGGCACCCTATTATGGCTTCGGCCATGCCGAGCGCGATCTCGCGCCGGTGCTGGCGCGGCATGAGCATGTGACCGTTGCGACCAAGGTTGGCCTGCATTCGCCGGGCGGCGAGGCGCAGCCGACCTGGCAGGTTTTCGCGCGCAAGGCCGCCGGCCGCGTGGTCCCTGCGATCAGCAAGCCGTCGCTCGACTTTGCACTCGATCGCGCGAAGCGCTCGCTCGACGGCAGCCTCGCTCGATTGGGTCGAGAGCGGGTCGAGCTGCTCTTGCTCCACGAACCCGAACTGGCGCTGCTCGCCACCGATGAATGGCTCCGCTGGCTGGAAGACTGCCGTGCCGCCGGAAAGGTCGGATGGTTCGGCATGGCGGGGCTGCCCGAGCTTATCGCGCCGATCCTGAACGATACGCCGGGCCTCGGCTCAGTGCTGCAACTGGCCGATAGCCTCGACCGTCACGAGGCGGACAGGGCGCTGGGCGCGCGCGCGATGCAGATTACCTACGGCTATGTCTCGGCCGGCCTGCAGCGCGCGCGGCATGCCAACGTGCCGGGAATTCTCGCCAAGGCGCTCGAACGCAACCGGACCGGTGCGGTTATCGTCAGCACCACCAGGCGCGAACGCCTCGCGCAATACGCCCCGATCGCCGAGCCAGCGGGATGA
- a CDS encoding MerR family transcriptional regulator — protein MKIGEVAKRTGCNIETIRYYERIGVIDAPPRRGAYRDYGPHDTERLRFIRRARELGFSLEEVRALLDLTPGQEVRCDEVQSIAEQHLANIRAKRADLERMENALAKLIEQCGTTSNDRCPVLESLAGEG, from the coding sequence TTGAAAATTGGCGAAGTGGCGAAGCGGACCGGGTGTAACATCGAGACAATCCGGTATTACGAACGGATAGGCGTTATCGATGCTCCGCCGAGAAGGGGCGCCTACCGCGACTATGGTCCTCACGACACGGAGCGCCTCCGCTTCATTCGGCGCGCGCGCGAACTCGGATTTTCCCTCGAAGAGGTGCGGGCATTGCTTGACTTAACGCCAGGTCAGGAAGTGCGTTGCGATGAGGTGCAATCGATCGCCGAACAGCACCTCGCAAACATCCGTGCGAAGCGGGCCGACCTTGAGCGTATGGAGAACGCTCTCGCTAAACTGATCGAGCAATGTGGCACCACGAGCAATGATCGGTGCCCGGTATTGGAAAGCCTCGCGGGCGAAGGCTAG
- a CDS encoding CoA-acylating methylmalonate-semialdehyde dehydrogenase, with amino-acid sequence MRQVDHFIVGGAGGGSGRTHQIWNPSTGEVQAEVSLGDAALLQKAVDSAKKVQPEWAATNPQKRARVMFEFKGLVEANKQELAELLSSEHGKVVDDAHGDVQRGLEVIEFACGIPQALKGEYTQGAGPGIDVYSMRQPLGIGAGITPFNFPAMIPMWMFGMAIAAGNAFILKPSERDPSVPVRLAELFVEAGAPEGLLQVVHGDKEMVDAILDHPDIPAISFVGSSDIAQYIYSRGSANAKRVQAFGGAKNHGIVMPDADLDQVVNDLAGAAFGSAGERCMALPVVVPVGEDTADKLREKLIPAINALRVGVSNDPDAHYGPVVTPEHKARIESWIDTAEKEGAEVVIDGRGFSLQGHEDGFFVGPTLLDRVTPEMESYQEEIFGPVLQIVRARDFEDAVRLPSEHQYGNGVAIFTRNGHAAREFASRVNVGMVGINVPIPVPVSYHSFGGWKRSGFGDIDQYGMEGLKFWTKNKKVTQRWPDGGGDGSNAFVIPTMG; translated from the coding sequence ATGCGTCAGGTCGATCATTTCATCGTCGGGGGAGCCGGTGGCGGCTCCGGTCGCACGCACCAGATCTGGAACCCGTCGACCGGCGAAGTGCAGGCCGAGGTTTCGCTCGGCGATGCGGCGCTGCTCCAGAAAGCGGTCGATTCGGCCAAGAAAGTCCAGCCCGAGTGGGCGGCGACCAATCCGCAAAAACGCGCCCGCGTGATGTTCGAATTCAAAGGGCTGGTCGAAGCCAACAAGCAGGAATTGGCCGAATTGCTTTCCAGCGAACACGGCAAGGTCGTGGACGATGCGCATGGCGACGTGCAGCGCGGTCTTGAAGTGATCGAATTCGCGTGCGGCATCCCGCAAGCGCTCAAGGGTGAATACACGCAAGGTGCCGGCCCGGGTATCGACGTCTATTCGATGCGCCAGCCGCTCGGCATCGGTGCAGGCATCACCCCATTCAATTTCCCTGCCATGATTCCGATGTGGATGTTCGGCATGGCGATCGCGGCAGGCAACGCGTTTATCCTCAAGCCTTCGGAGCGCGATCCGAGCGTTCCCGTGCGTCTCGCTGAACTGTTCGTCGAAGCTGGCGCGCCCGAGGGGCTGCTGCAGGTCGTCCATGGCGACAAGGAAATGGTCGACGCGATCCTCGACCATCCCGACATCCCGGCGATCAGCTTCGTCGGCTCCAGCGACATCGCACAGTATATCTACTCGCGCGGCAGTGCGAATGCTAAGCGCGTGCAGGCCTTCGGCGGAGCCAAGAACCACGGTATCGTCATGCCCGACGCCGATCTCGACCAGGTCGTGAACGACCTCGCTGGAGCCGCATTCGGTTCGGCAGGCGAGCGTTGCATGGCGCTGCCCGTGGTCGTGCCAGTGGGCGAGGACACTGCCGACAAGCTGCGCGAAAAGCTGATTCCGGCGATCAATGCGCTGCGCGTCGGCGTTTCCAACGATCCGGACGCGCATTATGGCCCCGTCGTCACCCCCGAGCATAAGGCCCGCATCGAAAGCTGGATCGACACGGCCGAGAAGGAAGGCGCCGAAGTCGTTATCGACGGGCGCGGCTTCTCGCTTCAGGGGCACGAGGACGGGTTCTTCGTCGGCCCGACCCTGCTCGATCGCGTGACGCCCGAGATGGAAAGCTATCAGGAAGAGATCTTCGGTCCCGTGCTGCAGATCGTGCGCGCCAGGGATTTCGAGGATGCCGTCCGGCTGCCGAGCGAGCACCAATACGGCAACGGCGTCGCGATTTTCACTCGCAACGGCCACGCCGCGCGCGAGTTCGCCAGCCGCGTGAATGTCGGCATGGTCGGCATCAACGTGCCGATCCCCGTTCCGGTCAGCTATCACAGCTTCGGCGGCTGGAAGCGTTCAGGCTTCGGCGACATCGACCAATACGGGATGGAAGGCCTCAAGTTCTGGACCAAGAACAAGAAAGTGACCCAGCGCTGGCCCGACGGCGGCGGTGACGGTTCGAACGCTTTCGTGATCCCGACCATGGGGTGA
- a CDS encoding tyrosine-type recombinase/integrase, whose product MVLTDVGIRKAKAGPKAYKLSDSSGLFLLVERTGGKLWRMKYRIDGREKKLAIGRYPEIGLAEARRRRDAAREQLAQGKDPSREKQRQKARAKLGAENNFASLAAEFCEKRKHDGSRAWAPATAKRCEYLLSVLNSSIGHLPIADIEPADILTAVRRIESKGKLESAKRTLQLAGSVFRYAVATARLKSDPTRDLRGALMNPTVTHYGAVLDPAGAGELLRAIDGYEGQPITKLAMQLAPHVFVRPGELRHAEWSEIDFDEALWTIPASKTKMRKDHLVPLSRQAIAILEMAHRLTGPDGYVFPSVRTRKRPMSDNTINAGLRRLGYATDEMTAHGFRAMASTLLNESGKWNPDAIEGALAHGDSDKVRAAYHRGAHWKERVKMMKWWSDYLDQLREGAEVVPIKAAKR is encoded by the coding sequence ATGGTGCTAACAGACGTTGGAATTCGCAAGGCTAAGGCTGGTCCGAAAGCCTACAAACTGAGCGACTCGTCAGGGCTCTTCCTGTTGGTGGAGCGAACCGGCGGAAAACTGTGGCGAATGAAGTATCGCATCGATGGCCGGGAGAAGAAGCTCGCGATCGGGCGCTACCCGGAAATTGGGTTGGCAGAGGCCCGCAGAAGGCGAGACGCCGCGCGAGAGCAGCTGGCGCAGGGCAAGGACCCTTCCCGAGAAAAACAGCGTCAGAAGGCGCGTGCGAAGCTTGGTGCGGAAAATAATTTTGCTTCCCTGGCCGCCGAGTTCTGCGAAAAGCGGAAACATGATGGCTCACGGGCCTGGGCACCCGCAACGGCGAAGCGCTGCGAATACCTCCTGTCAGTCCTCAACAGCTCGATAGGCCATCTACCCATCGCCGATATTGAGCCTGCTGACATTCTGACAGCCGTCCGCCGGATCGAAAGTAAGGGCAAGCTGGAAAGCGCTAAGCGAACCTTGCAACTGGCAGGTTCGGTGTTCCGTTATGCGGTGGCCACGGCGCGACTCAAGTCCGATCCGACGCGCGACTTGAGGGGCGCGCTTATGAACCCCACCGTGACGCACTATGGAGCGGTGCTCGATCCAGCAGGGGCTGGTGAGTTGCTCCGGGCTATAGATGGCTACGAAGGCCAACCTATCACCAAGCTGGCGATGCAACTGGCTCCGCATGTGTTCGTGAGGCCCGGTGAACTCCGCCACGCCGAATGGAGCGAAATCGACTTCGATGAGGCTCTGTGGACGATCCCGGCGAGCAAGACGAAGATGCGTAAAGACCACCTTGTCCCGCTCTCACGCCAAGCGATTGCGATCCTGGAAATGGCCCATAGGCTGACCGGACCCGATGGCTATGTGTTCCCGTCAGTCCGGACCCGAAAGCGTCCAATGAGCGATAACACGATCAATGCTGGACTGCGCCGCCTGGGCTACGCCACAGATGAGATGACCGCTCACGGCTTTCGCGCGATGGCGTCCACTTTGCTCAACGAAAGCGGGAAGTGGAACCCAGACGCAATCGAGGGCGCGCTGGCGCACGGAGACAGCGACAAGGTCCGTGCAGCCTACCATCGCGGTGCCCACTGGAAAGAACGAGTGAAGATGATGAAATGGTGGAGTGACTACCTCGACCAGCTCCGCGAAGGTGCCGAAGTGGTGCCAATCAAGGCAGCGAAACGCTGA
- a CDS encoding enoyl-CoA hydratase/isomerase family protein codes for MTDQVLIHKHGRVGHISLNRPKALHALTLEMCHAMSAALADWADDDEVEAIILDHAEGRGFCAGGDIAFLRNSALNDGGVSGRKFFHDEYQLNHQMFTYGKPIVAFMDGITMGGGVGIALPAKFRVATENTRFAMPETGIGLFPDVGGGWHLSRLGGRLGQFLALTGARLDGAECLWAGIATHYVPSEMLAELKARIIEKPDRIAGILSEPVGTPPKARIEGNADKIAKHFASDRYEDILASLEAVMDEDEWAAKERDTLGTKSPQTCKVALRQLAESKRLTDFADNMRMEYRIASRVIIRPDFAEGVRAVIVDKTGDPRWDPPTPEEVTEELIDSIFAPLPEGEEWVPLT; via the coding sequence ATGACCGACCAAGTCCTGATCCACAAACACGGCCGCGTCGGCCATATCTCGCTCAACCGGCCGAAGGCACTCCACGCGCTGACGCTAGAGATGTGTCATGCGATGAGCGCGGCGCTGGCCGATTGGGCGGATGACGACGAGGTCGAAGCCATCATCCTTGACCACGCCGAGGGCCGTGGTTTCTGCGCCGGCGGCGATATCGCTTTCCTGCGCAATTCGGCTCTGAACGATGGCGGCGTGTCGGGCCGGAAGTTCTTCCACGACGAATACCAACTCAACCACCAGATGTTCACCTACGGCAAACCGATCGTGGCGTTCATGGACGGCATCACCATGGGCGGCGGCGTGGGCATTGCCCTGCCCGCCAAGTTTCGCGTCGCGACCGAGAACACCCGCTTCGCCATGCCGGAAACGGGCATCGGGCTGTTCCCCGATGTCGGCGGTGGCTGGCACCTGTCGCGCCTGGGCGGTCGGCTCGGCCAGTTCCTCGCGCTGACTGGCGCGCGGCTCGACGGAGCGGAGTGCTTGTGGGCGGGCATCGCCACGCATTACGTACCGAGCGAGATGCTCGCCGAACTGAAAGCGCGCATCATCGAGAAGCCCGATCGCATTGCGGGTATTCTGTCCGAACCGGTGGGCACCCCGCCCAAGGCGCGGATCGAAGGCAATGCCGACAAGATCGCCAAGCACTTCGCCAGCGACCGCTACGAGGATATCCTCGCCAGCCTCGAAGCGGTGATGGACGAAGACGAATGGGCGGCAAAAGAGCGCGACACGCTCGGCACCAAGAGCCCGCAGACCTGCAAGGTCGCGCTGCGCCAGCTGGCAGAGAGCAAAAGGCTGACCGACTTCGCCGACAACATGCGCATGGAATATCGCATCGCGTCGCGCGTTATCATCCGGCCCGATTTCGCGGAGGGCGTTCGCGCCGTGATCGTCGACAAGACAGGCGATCCCAGATGGGACCCGCCGACGCCCGAAGAGGTCACCGAGGAATTGATCGACAGCATCTTCGCGCCTCTGCCAGAGGGGGAGGAATGGGTGCCGCTGACCTGA
- a CDS encoding mercuric transporter MerT family protein — protein MRGISTWWNGLATGGGIFAAFGAAACCALPLMLASVGVGSAWLGSISPVLAPYRVPLLTLASALLLAATLRLLWQFRQARTCPADSACGSSTYRALTAIGIAIGAALLTGAFLYG, from the coding sequence ATGCGCGGCATCAGCACATGGTGGAACGGATTGGCGACGGGCGGAGGTATCTTTGCAGCCTTCGGGGCAGCTGCATGCTGTGCACTGCCCTTGATGCTCGCGTCGGTGGGTGTGGGCTCGGCGTGGCTTGGCAGCATCTCGCCGGTCCTGGCCCCCTATCGCGTCCCGTTGCTGACCCTGGCGTCGGCTCTTCTTCTCGCTGCGACCCTCCGTTTGCTCTGGCAGTTTCGGCAGGCACGAACATGCCCGGCGGACAGTGCATGCGGATCATCGACTTATCGAGCGCTGACCGCCATAGGAATTGCCATCGGTGCGGCGCTGCTGACAGGTGCCTTCCTCTATGGCTGA
- a CDS encoding GMC oxidoreductase has product MIVEPDAPLPERVETLVIGAGTIGLPLAVKLAETTGKPVLCLDSGGWSQAGDTHPLNAVEQRGDRYDGADLGRFRGLGGTSTRWGGALIPFQPADMTGWPVSSEELAPFIGEVEQLFGLDPGTYHGSDPMLDGPDMVPRLAKWPPFAKRNVWKLLEGEVRRSDTCSVALENVVTNLASEADAIRVEIARPNAWHVIHASKVIIAAGAIETTRLALLLDRAMDGAVSRMSPLLGRTFGDHLSVEVGRIVPRDRVALNRLFGFRFARSGMMRNLRFELAPETPLRETVRPGFVHVGYATDGDTGFDHLRAAMQAVQRGTMPSGGAVAGLLRDLPWLARAVKWRFADKRQLFPDGADLVVHCVIEQGHERDSRITLSDTLSDAHGTPLPAIDWTVTPADVEQLHALADIFERHWDRGELAGLGTFERFPRAGVEQALVHSGGIYHPTGSTRMAASAADGVVDADLRLFAEPRVQLVGTSVLPSGGGANPTMTALLLAMRLAAQHGRASRRQGR; this is encoded by the coding sequence ATGATCGTCGAGCCGGATGCGCCGCTGCCAGAGCGCGTAGAAACGCTTGTTATCGGCGCGGGGACGATCGGTTTGCCGCTGGCGGTGAAGCTGGCGGAAACGACCGGAAAGCCGGTGCTGTGCCTTGATTCGGGCGGGTGGTCGCAGGCTGGCGACACCCATCCCCTGAATGCTGTCGAGCAGCGCGGAGACAGATACGATGGGGCCGATCTGGGCCGCTTTCGCGGGCTCGGCGGCACCTCGACCCGCTGGGGCGGGGCTTTGATCCCGTTCCAGCCTGCCGATATGACCGGGTGGCCGGTATCGTCGGAAGAGCTTGCGCCTTTCATCGGCGAGGTCGAACAGCTCTTCGGCCTCGATCCAGGTACGTACCACGGAAGTGATCCGATGCTGGACGGGCCGGACATGGTACCGCGCCTCGCGAAATGGCCGCCCTTCGCCAAGCGCAACGTGTGGAAATTGCTCGAAGGCGAGGTGCGCCGGAGCGACACGTGCAGCGTCGCGCTGGAAAATGTCGTCACCAATCTTGCGTCGGAGGCTGATGCGATCCGCGTAGAGATTGCGAGACCAAATGCGTGGCATGTGATCCACGCTTCGAAGGTCATCATCGCAGCGGGCGCAATCGAGACGACGCGGCTGGCCCTCCTGCTCGACCGCGCCATGGACGGCGCGGTCTCCAGGATGTCGCCGCTGCTCGGGCGAACCTTCGGTGACCATCTGTCGGTCGAGGTCGGGCGCATAGTGCCGCGTGATCGCGTGGCGCTGAACCGCCTTTTCGGCTTCCGCTTCGCCCGGTCGGGGATGATGCGCAACCTGCGTTTCGAATTGGCGCCGGAGACGCCGCTTCGCGAGACCGTGCGGCCCGGCTTCGTTCACGTTGGCTATGCGACCGACGGCGACACAGGGTTCGACCACTTGCGCGCCGCCATGCAGGCCGTGCAGCGCGGCACCATGCCATCCGGCGGCGCAGTCGCGGGCCTTTTGCGCGACCTGCCGTGGTTGGCGCGCGCTGTGAAATGGCGGTTTGCCGACAAACGCCAGCTTTTCCCGGACGGCGCAGACCTCGTCGTGCATTGCGTGATCGAGCAAGGGCATGAGCGCGACAGCCGGATCACGCTCAGCGACACGCTATCCGACGCACATGGCACGCCTCTCCCTGCCATCGACTGGACGGTGACGCCCGCCGATGTGGAGCAACTGCACGCACTTGCCGATATTTTCGAACGGCACTGGGACCGAGGCGAGCTGGCCGGTCTCGGCACATTCGAGCGTTTCCCGCGTGCCGGTGTCGAGCAGGCCCTCGTGCATTCGGGCGGCATCTACCATCCGACCGGATCGACGCGCATGGCCGCGAGTGCTGCCGATGGCGTGGTCGATGCCGACCTGCGCCTGTTTGCAGAGCCGCGCGTACAACTGGTCGGCACCTCGGTACTACCATCAGGCGGGGGAGCAAATCCGACCATGACGGCGCTGCTGCTTGCCATGCGGCTGGCGGCACAGCATGGTCGCGCCTCGCGGCGGCAAGGCCGATAG
- a CDS encoding I78 family peptidase inhibitor, with protein MFPRLFLTSCASAALAGCMTAATPPGETPEPVERLPGEDSPCRSQPAQAFVGKMATAELGAQVHAETGARIFQWVPPDSAVTMDYRPDRVRVSYDRAMIVTNIRCG; from the coding sequence ATGTTCCCGCGACTTTTCCTGACAAGCTGTGCGAGCGCCGCGCTGGCAGGCTGCATGACCGCGGCGACCCCGCCCGGCGAAACCCCAGAGCCGGTCGAGCGGCTGCCGGGCGAAGACAGTCCGTGCCGATCGCAGCCCGCACAAGCTTTCGTGGGCAAAATGGCGACGGCGGAACTGGGCGCGCAGGTCCATGCCGAGACCGGTGCGCGGATATTCCAGTGGGTGCCGCCCGACAGTGCGGTGACGATGGATTATCGCCCCGATCGGGTGCGCGTATCGTACGACCGTGCCATGATCGTCACCAATATTCGCTGCGGTTAA